The nucleotide sequence ataaacaagaattCAGTGAAATGGaacataaatattaatttaaattaTAAATGATATCTTGTTTTGGGGTCACTTTATTTCGGAAATGTTTCTGACGCTACAATTATCCACAAagaacataattaattattgaatgtgttatcaaatttgatatcACTTTGTTACAGACCAAAAATAAggtctggtttgcgagaatggttaCAGGTGGGTTTGAACTCCTAAAGTTGTCTCACTGTGTGGTATTCAAATACATGTCGTCTTTACACTGCCCTTTGTGTGTGGAGAGGAATATGAAACTATCACGAGTGGTGTACCCtgtagatacaatgtacatcaaattTTCATATCCTTGACGTGCTTGAAATCCGGTTGTTTGTGATGTGCATCACATACTACATATAATTGTAAAAACACATTGGAATTACTTACTTAATAAAACTATTGGAATGGTGATAACAAGAAACAGCGCAATAACAGATGCAGTGACAATCCAAATAATAGACAACCGTTTAGACGTTTTATTATGCTTCTCTAAGTCTCTTTCTAGTTTCCAGTCATTCAATTCAGTCACAGATGTCCATCGTGTTCCATCATAAACAAGAGGTTTTCTCTTCTCCCCGGTACCATTTTCCCTTGGCTCGTCACCGGTGTCGTCTTCGATGCCAAGTTCAATGGTAGCTTCATCAACATCATATGCTGGGTTATTGTATGACATCGTTGTCGTTTCAACTCTCTCTGCTCTCCCATTTTGAGCTGCCTTTAAAGACACCAACAAATAATAAAGTCagaaatggaaatgaaaactcGACATATTCAACGAGGTTATGTAAACGTTTATTTGTACGTTGTCACGCAAACCGAGTTTTGCTTAATAAGTACAGGATAGGGGAGGGACCACAAACACTCAGACTGGAGAAATAAGAAAGAACGAACACACACAGATGTCACAGGTTTAACTTAAACTGGTCTAATTTTCTCTctaaagaaagaaatacaacACTTCGTATAGCAAAATTGCTTGTAcgaaaaaatatgtttaaatcTATAAACTTAGAGTACACTAAAAATTACTGATGGCTGGTTATGGCAAATAAAACCACGCACAATGTTCGATGTAAAGTCTCGGATGCAACGCTCAGTTCCCAAGCAACAACAGAGTTCAGAACTTTCCCATACAGGAATCCAACAGCATATTACAGCAACGTTGTAGGTTTATCACAGATCAAACTCTGAAGTGTAGACGTAGCTCCCAGAACTGTCAAACATTGTCCCTTTTATACTAGTGTCAAAATATATCGGTTGCCACACCCGATTGGATGATCATAATTGCCACCAGGTGACCTTCATGGTATATGCAAATTCAACCGAGCTGTTACCCCCTTTCCAGTCATTTGTCGAAACACATTATGCTAATTTACTACCTAACTGGTACCATATGCGAGCAAACATGCTTGTGCTTTCCATATCTTGTCAACAATCTATTAATGTCTATGTAAAAATGTGTACGTGATATAGACACATtcgtaacatttttttttatagaaaacaTGTATTGCTTTCTGTAGGACCGACCTGTTCCATATAAAGTGTAGCGACATTCtggaataaaattgaaaatttgaatttgatttcCTACTATTTCGGTGCATTGTATCATAGACTGTCGAGACAGTCGTCCTGACTtttttgtaacatatatttGAATGCCACTTTCAATTTGTTGATGAAGTAGAAATAAAACTTGGTAGTTCTTAGACCTTGTAAGTCATTACGCTGAGTTCTATTACACGGTGTACACGGGTAGATTGAATTTtgatcatattatattattatgattatgtatttattttatcattaccCCCAactttggtgtgtgtgtgcgtgtgcgtgcgtgtgtgtgtgtgtgtgtgtgtgtgtgtgtgtgtgtgtgtgtgcgtgtgcgtgcgtgcgtgcgtgcgtgcgtgcatgcgtgcgtgcgtgtgtgcctGCTTGCCCGCCTGCCTGTCTGCGTGCGTGTTCTGTAAGAATTGATATTTCATCTAATTCTGGAGATATAGAGTTAAACTTTATTGTAAGAGAGCAATATTATTTTTCCggtcagccaaggaaaatacgagtgacccaCGGAGCCTTGTCATTACGAGTCGCCAAACAAAACTCTtcggtcacgagtattttccagctgatttaagaaaaaatattggagaataaattaattttatctCCTGAAGCCTAATTCACGACACCTCGGGGataataatggcaattttggaATGGAACGTTTTAACTCATTTTCCGAGCACTACAGAATCAATGACGTAGACGcgagttgtcgtgacgtagaatgaccggagtaaaaaaaataacaatatttttgttcaaatgcaTTTAACTTAGCTTGCGTGTGGTGTAACTACAtaattttaccaaatatttttccccgttcaaccaaggaaatacgagtgacctagtGCCTGCCACTacatgagtagtgacaaaacccttaggtcaagaTCATTTATGGTTGAATGAATAGAAAATATAGgtgaatatttacattatacCCCCTCAAGCACAACTGCTTGTAACTGGACAAAGTTGATCGTTTTACAGTGATTGCCCATCACTTGTTACTAAGCAACCATAGTAACCCGACGTTGTATGTTAACTATTACAAATTCTGCTGGGATGACATTGGTTGTAACCGAACAAAATTAATCATTGTATATTATTGGCATTTGGGTAAAGCCACTGATCACGACACTACGTTCACATACCAACAACTCCACTCTTGTTTTATTGACAATTAGCAGATGTGAGCAGCCGTGACTCCAAATAGTCGCCATCACATAATTTACAGCTTACAATGTGCTTGTTTCCTCGTAGACTCTAGTCTATGTATATAAATCCATTATTTACTTATAGTACCAAGCCTATGTATGCAAATTCCTTATGCGAAGAATCAATCGGgtaattattttatcatctcGTCAAACTTCAAAGCATTGCTGCGAAGCTAGTATAGAAATTCGTTTAATTACGGACTATTAAAGTTGTTGGCACTATACGCAAGTCAACCAGCTCTGATTGTATGGTCGACAAACCTGCATTTTAATCCTTGTCGCTGACAGAGTTATAAAACGAATCACTCAGCATATTTTCTGACGAGGCTAAACTAGGACAATTGTATTGGCTGAGACGACTCTGCCAATATCATCCAAATACTCCTGAAGTTAGGACAATAATCTATGTTTGACATCTCTCGTACACTTAAGCTTATATATGTAAGTATGGTGGTGACAGTAGTTTGACTTTAGATAACCCCGATAACAACGGCATGACGATGAAACAACAAACACTAGTTCGATCTCAATCTTTTCTGttaaacataattttgataatCAACGGACCACAGTGTTGTTCTAGCCAGTTCTACGGGTTAGGTAAGTATATAGGCTCATTTAGACAAAACTATTGAAATAGTCTCATGACAAAGTCGTATAAGAAAAGAACACATTTTAACCCTATATTCTCTATCTCTAGCACgggtactcgaatcaatctgtatgttttttaaaaacaatatgtttagtaaataagtcttatttactatacatatttttttttttaaaaaccatgcagattgattcgagtaccaGTGATCTCTAGTGATGTAGTTTTATGTTTTAATGCTCAGCCCAAATGAATAAAATACTGGACATTGCCTCCATGACACGCAAAccaattaaaattaaaataaaatatggcCAATAAATTATCCAGACTATAGCTACTTACTGAcatttgttatttaataagcCTTTGTGTGTATAGTGTGGTGTATTGTATTCGATCATGTGTGTCGTCGTACTCCAGAAGTAAAGCAAACAGAACACgccttttttgaaaaaaaaaatgaaaatatgttacatcgacatttattaattttcacTTAAACTGTCAGTATTGAGTATTATAAAAGGACGGAGAATCGTATCATGTCAAATTTACGATAgaacatatttttctttgccGCAATTTTGATGACAGTCAAACGTAGAAACCTCGCTCTTACGAAAAAAAGTTGATCATGTTGAGATCGCATCGATGGAACTGGTTCGAACTTTTTCAGGATGATGATTACTTTTCTTGAAGGTCAAGTTGTGAAATAAGTAATGAAAAGTGACTGTTCAACTAGCTTTCTCGTTCCTTTTGTTAAGGAGATATGATAAAGGGGTTTCTACACTCTCAGCTGATATATAAAGTTGGatttaattgtaataaaaacatttcaGAACTTTCATTTGTCAATGTAACATTTGTTCAACTAATAATCTTTTACAACAGCCGAGTAACTCTGTTGTTAAAAGAAACAATAACTATTTTATTGTACTTTGAAGTGCATTTCCATATTAACCTATCGCATTTAAACGACCACAATAGACAAATTCCAATCACGTGTTGACAAAAGTATTTGGACACTACAAACGTATATAGTAACGTGTACTTATCAGCAATTAGACATATTTTAGCGTACAGTATGTACACTCACAAACAACAGATAAAAATCATCACGTACACCAAACGTAACTCAGTTTTATGCAGGTTATGCTAGTAGACGTGTTGGTAACACGGTTGTGATTAAGTATATAGTAACCGATCAATAATGCTGGTATCAAAGTTTATAAGAAAAGAGGCAGCCATTCGACATACCTTGTCAATCACGATCAGAAATTGACACACAAGATAACAGGCGTACGTGTTCATACAGATTCATTCTCTAACAAGTATTAAAACGCCATGACATGTGTCCACATAGCCAGGGACAGAAAGTATGCTTCATGGTAAAGTTAGCAACACAAATACAGTGTGAAATGACAGTGTGAAACTCTACACCACGTTAAAAACAAAGTAACCGAGAAGCAAAGATCATCATGTTGCTAGCGCTGTAAACACAGTCTGTAAGCTTATTGACGGCATATTTTAAAgtccagggtttcaatccccgGTTCTCACATTATTGTTACCTTATCAGTGTAACCATAAGGATTAGATTACGATTATTTGCTCTGGATCAAGTTTTTCTATAGCACTGCCAGACACTTGTTTTTCACCCACCAAAGTTAGATTTTGCAGACCACCGTTAATATTACACTGCAAACAAGATACTACTTTGGacagtaaataaaatgtataccaTGATTACAATCAATTCTAAAAGTCACTTGACAACAATTACAGTAAAATGTTATTAAGCGTCAAGTATAGTGGTGACAACTGTTTAAAGCTACCAGGAAGTTTAAGAAGGAATGCATTTACTGTTGGGGGTTTTGCTACATTTACTGAGTGAACGGCTGTTGACGCAAGTGATACGCAGAAACAACGTCACCACAGTAAATATGTCAGTCAAATCTGACAACCGAAATGGATTTGGAGTTTATGGCTAGCTGAAAAATCGCGAAATCCTTAAATGTCCTCAGGAAAAGTAGAACTAAGCCAGGACATACAAGTTACTGGAcagtaaaaaaaactaattcaACCGTTAAAATATATTAGTACATGATAATTTATAGCATTACGATAACACATAGGCCTAGCAAATACCTCAAATTCCAATGAAACTGTGTTAAAAGTAAGCAGTTTGTATCCAGGAATGGGTAAGGAAGTGAATATTGTCTTCAAGTTgtcaatattataattatggAAACTTTGAATTTGGCAGTGTCCCCTAATGTGCATCGCGTGTACATTCTGAACAATGATTTACAGTGGCGGGAGTTGGAGTACAGTTCTAATTATAGACAAGAGTACAATGTGAATGTATCGAATTCCATTGTCTTCAAACTAAATTAATGATAAAAGTAGTGTGTTTGTTACTACTTGCTAAAAGGTGCaaagtcaaaataaatacaacataatgGGCACGTTCGAATAAAGAATGGGTGTGATACGACTCCTTATAATTTAGTATTCGACAGATGCTACATTGCTAGACAAATAATCATAAAAGCTAAAACTGTAACTGTAGTACAtgaacaaacaagaaataaaaatcTCTTTCCATGTTGAGGTACCATGTCAGTCTTAAAAATTTTTAGAAACATTCCACAGAACTCGGGAGAACTTCACTTAGGATGTAAGcctgaaatgttttcataaaaCTATGATGTATCGTCAAATAATTTATGCCACCATATCAATCCTACAATATACTTACATTAGTAGGACTGTAATAAGAAGCCATAATGTCGCCTGGTTTGTTGTCGTCACGGGACTTCTATCTTCTCTGTGGTCAGTTTAAGTCCGAAGTGACTTTAAACAACCCTTCTTATTGCGCCACTCCTTCTAATAGTATGTGATTTGTGAAGTAATTTGCCCTCAATATTGCCACCGCCCTAACGTTGACCTTGTTGGCCGAATCAAACAGGTGTCATAGAAACTCGAAACACCATCCACCATTGAAATAAAGAGGACAGCtaaaacaatacatatataaatatatgaccCCAGGGTCATTCAAAGTTTCGCAATACCTATTTCGTTATAAGTTCCCTCGCAAATGCTGGTTTGACAACgaaataattttacaaactcTAGTAACGAGGTCTTGAATTATACCAATAACCTAAAGGGAACTAATTCTAAGTACGTACAAATATTAGATTCACAGTAAACCGTTTGTAATGGTTTTGGCATGATGAACATACACGAATTCCGTACTATACATAGGAATGGTACGTATACTGATCGACGAAATCTACTTACAATAGACATTCCAAAGTTGTCTAGTCAGACGTCAGTAAATGCATGCTGGTCGTTAACTGTTTATTCCACTTCATGTATGTAATCTAACACTGTTAGTAGGTGAGTGGGTACTGTCTACGTAACATGTAGTAGCTAGAATGGTGGTGATTAGCTACCCTCTACTTGATAAGTAGAAACTAGAATGGCGATGATTAGGTACCCTCTACTTGATAAGTAGAAACTAGAATGGCGATGATTAGCTACCCTCTCCTTGCTACCCTCTCCTTGATAAGTAGAAACTAGAATGGCGATGATTAGCTACCCTCTCCTTGATAAGTAGAAACTAGAATGGCGATGATTAGCTACCCTCTCCTTGATAAGTAGAAACTAGAATGGCGATGATTAGCTACCCTCTCCTTGATAAGTAGAAACTAGAATGGCGATGATTAGCTACCCTCTCCTTGATAAGTAGAAACTAGAATGGCGATGATTAGCTACCCTCTCCTTGATAAGTAGAAACTAGAATGGCGATGATTAGCTACCCTCTCCTTGATAAGTAGAAACTAGAATGGCGATGATTAGCTACCCTCTCCTTGATAAGTAGAAACTAGAATGGCGATGATTAGCTACCCTCTCCTTGATAAGTAGAAACTAGAATGGCGATGATTAGCTACCCTCTCCTTGATAAGTAGAAACTAGAATGGCGATGATTAGCTACCCTCTCCTTGATAAGCAGAAACTAGAATGGCGATGATTAGCTACCCTCTCCTTGCTACCCTCTCCTTGATAAGTAGAAACTAGAATGGCGATGATTAGCTACCCTCTCCTTGATAAGTAGAAACTAGAATGGCGATGATTAGCTACCCTCTCCTTGATAAGTAGAAACTAGAATGGCGATGATTAGCTACCCTCTCCTTGATAAGTAGAAACTAGAATGGCGATGATTAGCTACCCTCTCCTTGATAAGTAGAAACTAGAATGGCGATGATTAGCTACCCTCTCCTTGATAAGTAGAAACTAGAATGGCGATGATTAGCTACCCTCTCCTTGATAAGTAGAAACTAGAATGGCGATGATTAGCTACCCTCTCCTTGATAAGTAGAAACTAGAATGGCGATGATTAGCTACCCTCTACTTGATAAGTAGAAGTAATTAGAATGGTGCACGGTGATTGGGTACCCTCTACTTGATAAGTCGGGGTTTGAATGGCGGTGATTGGATACCTTGTATTTGATAAGTATGAGTTAGAATGGTAGTGACTTGATACCCTCATCTTGATAAGTAGTAGTTACAATGGCGACAATTAGGTACCTCTACTTGATAAGTAGGAGTTACATTGGCGATAATTGGATACCCTCTACTTGATAACGGATGGCTTGTGTATTAATTATATTACACAATAAGTGTGTATTGTCAAAGACATATCAGAAACAGATATATTGCCCACACTTTGTCAACATTACATGACTGTAAGAAAAGTGAAAATTGAAGAGAACAATTCACAATATATTAATGTCagcaatttgatattttattccATACtgaattttggaaaaaaagtaacttgaaaaaatgacaattcaTATCAAAAGACATGGAGTACATTCTGAGGTAATAAAAGTTATGAAAAATACTAATACTAGCACAAACGGTATAAATATTTGAGCAATACCTATTAAAGCCCCAcgttaccccccccccaccccctcacCCCGAGATTTTGGCCTCTGACTCCACGCGAGTACATACGGAGTCAAGTGTTCAAACCCTGTAGTAAACATCATATTCCAAGGAGTGGTTTATTGCTATTATAGTTTAGCagtatatttaaaaatgttAGAAATTTGGAAAATTGGGGAAACAATCTATAATCTGGATGATAAAATAGACGCAGCGATTGGTTCCGAAATCTGAATATCAGTTGAATTTGTTAATCTGGCTAGTATGCCTTCAAGTTTGTACGATGTGGCTTCAACGACCTTATCAGTAAAGTTACTAATCCCAAAGTTCCCAGTGTATAGAGGTTAGTTCATGGCTAGCTCATTCCAATGATCttcaataattttatatctctTATTTTCAGAGAAGTCACTATATTTGGAAAgtggtgaaaatgacttttcatAACTCACTGGATATCAACTAATTAAAATCTGCTAGGACAAAATCAGCCTCATCATTATTCCTGGCCTCTATAAGACAGTAATATCATGTAAACACAGGATAATCTGCGTCAGATTCATTAGAAATCTCATTCcggagccaattttgacaaattacagtTGTTCAGGAGTCATTTTACGGCACCAATATAACAAATAACGCATCTTCATGTTTATCAAAATGACCTCCCGCAAGTGCGGtgtgttttttaaaagtttCACCCCCTCACACCGTATAGTAAAACCAAAACCGTATAGTAAAACCAAAACCGCTCCCTCCTCGCCCGTCAGTTAAAAATGACCGGCCCTTAATGATACATATAGGTGTTGTGTCGTTGACGCAATATTGATTACAGTCATTATTAATTCTAAATATTCCTGATCATGAagtattatatgtacaatagaAGTGTCTGTTAGTAGCATATATATGGTTTGGAATTTTACATATCAGAAAATTATGACGTGTAAAACAATAACacctttttttcttcaaaattcaaaagaGAAACGAAATACAATGTAGAAAACGttcgtgtttttgtttttataaacagTAATGTgctgcaataaaaaaaaatacattaccGAGTTTTATCATATTAAGTAGTAGTTCCAAACTCAGAGCGTAAATGACTCACAGCGTAAATGTTTGCcttgtatattttcactaaatACTTAGGCTACTATACGGGACATGTACAATGAATTACATTTGTTAAATGACCGCAGGGGGGCGATATATACTACCGGGGTAGAGGTTTATGGCATCTTGATATTATTAGAGTGTGTCTGGTTATCACCAGTTATctacaaatatatatgatattgtatACTTTACTATAATACTACATTGGATAAATAGCTCATCGTTAAAAGAAAGAAGATAACGTTGTCATTGTCCCAACATGTTAATCAAGTATAAACGTCAGCAAAACATTCTTCAGGGGATTTGTTGTTCCACTTATTCgattctcccccccccccccccgcctcgGTTTCTTCCTCAGCAGTAAAGCTTTACTTTGTAACGTAGATATGTCTCTTACAGGTACTTACAGGCCTCCTCCGAGACAGTAGTTATATATTCCTAAGCAGTACGTTGTCATCTACGGTATCGTTTCTTCAGTAGTCGACGTCATTTCCGATGTCGCAGATGTTTCTTCCATAGAAGTCATTTCCGATGTTGCAGATGTTTCTTCCACAGTTGTCATTTCCGATGTTGCAGATGTTTCTTCCATAGTTGTCATTTCCGATGTTGCAGTTGTTTCTTCCACAGTAGTCATTTCCGATGTTGCAGTTGTTTCTTCCACAGTAGTCATTTCCGATGTTGCAGTTGTTTCTTCCACAGTAGTCATTTCCGATGTTGCTGTTGTTTCTTCCATAGTAGTTGCCATTTCTGATGTCGCAGTTGTTTCTTCCACAGTTGTCATTTCCGACGTTGCAGTTGTTGTCACTTTTGGTGAAACAGTTGTAGTTGATTCTTGAACAGTAGTTGTCATTTCTGGTGTTGTAGTTGTTTCTTGAACTGTTACAGTAGTTATCATTCCCAGTGTCGTAGTTATTTCTTCAACAGTAGTTGTAATTTCTGGCGTTGCAGTTGTTTCTTGAACAGTAGTTGTAATTTCTGGTGCTGTAGTTGTTTCTTGAGCAATAGTTGTTATTTCTGGTGTCGCAGGTGTTTCACCCCCAGCAGTTGTCGTTTGCGCTGTTATAGTTGTTTCTTCCAAGGTAGTTGTCATTTCCGGTGTTGCAGCCGCTTCCGTTGATAACGTAGTTGGCTCTCCAGGTTCAGGAGATGTTAATTCTGCGGTCGTTGTAACGGGTGTTTCTGTGGTTGTAACGGGTGTTTCTGTGGTTGTTAGATCTATGACTGTAAAGTAACATCAATTTTTTAGTATATTATTTGTATctatacattacaaaattgaaatggtTACACTGTTACACAGTAATTGTTTTATGCAGAATAACaatataaaacattattttaactTCCACTACGTTAAGTCGCCTTAAAGGTACGACTGGAGGTGCTTGgtaccctattttgcatatgactgactcactatatgtttggaggtggagaacttgtgatgactcactggcaagtaaacaccaaaatataaacattccctatctgggttgttcacatgcaaatgtcgcatatttgaataatcctgagtgacacacaatctgaacagctgtttgcaggggaatttgtctcattttgaaaggtgtttttttcattctatgaaacaaacagattgattttcaactaatttgtgtatcaagttaccatcctacgacattcacaaacaatttgtacatgatacatgacctgtgtgtttctcggagcacagaaaaaaatgctgaaaaacaagacccagaagcttgtgctctgtacagcagtttgaatttcccgcatttgcatagattagccataatcctctttatatagggcagttctgtgtttaagTATCACACATGTTCTATCATTGATGAGGCATCCTATCGCATGAAGGCAGATTTTACAGTCAAATACTAATATGTACTACAAGCACAGTTTGTATTAAGTTTTCCAGGCGTTACCTTATACACACGCTATGGTTCgatacacaaaatgtatggaTGTGAACGTGTGTGCGTATATGAGTGTCATTATAATTACGTTGCCTCTTTACCGTTGGATATGTTATGTGTCGTTTTTATTTTAGATAGGGAAAGTTTTAATgacaatgaaacaatatttagtaaaCGTGTATATAGAGAATGAAATGGATGTGTGTAACCTGCATAATTAGCATTATGAATCACACTTTATTCTCAGTATCAtcattatacatattacatttacaaaatactgGTTCTAATGAAAACAATACTGGTACACATTATTTGACGAAACTTCTGCATAATGTCtaggctaatttgcatactgagtGAAAACATTTACATTGTTCCTTATATTGTAGAAGCATCATAGCGGTGTGCAATTATTTTCTAAATGTATAGCATTATGGCACAGACATGTacacttacttgtctgtgattatgGGTAAATGAAGCTTTCTCAATCATGCTTTTCTTCACGATTCTACAGGGTAACTGTCATGTCATATCTTGTCTCAGTATTATTAACAACATAATATATGAACAAGGAATTAAAACAGTAAAGTCGTCATTTATATGTTGTTCTCTGTCTCGaaattaaacacacacacacacacacacacacacacacacacacacacacacacacacacacacacacacacacacacaccctatCGATACTAACCTTCTTCCATCTCTATACTCTCAGGATCTACCACTATCGGAAATTCATTTTCCTCATCCTCAAAGGCTTCCACCAATGTTTCTTCTACAATGGTTTCATCCACCGGTTCGCTAGTCCAGAAATGGACGTGAAAATCGCAGATAACACTACCGCTTCTAGTGACAAAAATATCATGAAAGGGTAAATGAAAGGGTAAATCAAACATGATATTggagtatatatatgtaattagaAAGATCTAGAAAAGATAGGGTCGGTCTAAACGAAAATTTGTGTTGGCCCGCTAATCAACCTACTTTCTCCCATCGATCCTAGATTTTTCAAATACAAAGCATATGTTAAGTCGTTCTTTAGAtagatatttttgaaataacagGAAAACGTAATGTCATGATATTTATCAGAGAgtgtaataaataatatgaataacgaaaatgtatgtatgtatgtatgtatgtatgtatgtatgtatgtatgtatgtatgtatgtatgtatgtatgtatgtatgtatgtatgtgtgtgtgtatgtatgtatgtatgtatgtatgtatgtgtgtgtgtatgtgtgtatgtatgtatgtatgtatgtatgtatgtatgtatgtgtgtgtgtgtgtatgtatgtatgtatgtatgtatgtatgcatgtgtgtatgtatgtatgtatgtatgtatgtgtgtatgtgaatgcatgtatgtatgtatgtatgtatgtatgtatgtatgtatgtatgtgtgtgtgtgtatgtatgtatgtatgtatgtatgtatgtatgtatgtatgtatgtatgtatgtatattcatattcatttattgacGAATTTTTCAAATAGAGAATATTGTATCTCTCTGCAACATCTATGGACAAACTGAGTATTTCCTTATAAAAAGTGATACTTTCAGATTTAGCAATAGTATATTTGCAATATCCTCGAATATGGAACATGGAACGTGTGGATTTTGATGTATGATTGAGTATTATGGCGTCTCTCACCTGAAACCAGTGACCTCCGACTCATTGTACTCGTCATAGTTATCGTATATCATATCTAACTACAAGAAACAGGGTTACGTTTGTTATTATACACACAATAAAAAGGGGATTAATGTTCAAGTGTAGGATAATTTGACAAATTACTTCAATCGCTTgaattgatatttttatgatatttaaataaatattcttGTCAATGACAGCTGTAGCAAGGCTTGGAAACTGCATCTCAATATTGACCGTACATTTAAGACATTTATTACTTACTGTCTCAATAACGGCTTCTTCTAATTCTTGATATTCTTGTGAGGTGCTGTCATTGAGATCTTCAGTCCATTCCTCACTTGTTATAGTCATCTTACCGGAGAAAGTTTGCATTTCTACGGAAAAGTCAAAACAATGGGGTTTCTTTAGctttttatgaattatttgtacttTCCTGAACCTTCGATTTAATACGATAATATTTGCTtagatttgaaaattgttgtttgttgtgtgaCGTGGATGAATTAATTGACTTCTAGGA is from Glandiceps talaboti chromosome 1, keGlaTala1.1, whole genome shotgun sequence and encodes:
- the LOC144442497 gene encoding uncharacterized protein LOC144442497, coding for MEEVIDLTTTETPVTTTETPVTTTAELTSPEPGEPTTLSTEAAATPEMTTTLEETTITAQTTTAGGETPATPEITTIAQETTTAPEITTTVQETTATPEITTTVEEITTTLGMITTVTVQETTTTPEMTTTVQESTTTVSPKVTTTATSEMTTVEETTATSEMATTMEETTATSEMTTVEETTATSEMTTVEETTATSEMTTVEETTATSEMTTMEETSATSEMTTVEETSATSEMTSMEETSATSEMTSTTEETIP